The Kocuria turfanensis genome contains the following window.
TCACGGCGAGTTCGCGCATCCATGACGCCGTGTTGCGCCTGCACCGGCGCCGCCGCCGGCCTGCAGGGTGCCCCTGGCGCAACCCTGCAGGCGCCGGTGTGCCTGACGCCCGGGCGATGTGCCGAGTCCCCCGTGGGCTCACATCTCCCCCGATCCGATCTGGGGGAAGTGCGAGCCCACGGGGGACTCGGCGGAGGGCGCGGCGCTGCGGTCAGTCGCGCACGCGGGTGAGGTCCGCCTCCTCGTAGCGCACCATCTTGGAGCCGGTGACCAGCTTGTGGCCGAACCACAGGGCCAGGAACAGCGGCAGGCCGATGTAGGCGGTGAGGGCGCCCAGCAGGTCCACCTCACCGAGGAAGGCCTGGTAGTTCTGACCCAGGATCACCACGGCGCACAGCACGAGCGCGACCACGGGCCCCAGCGGGAAGAACCGCGCCCGGTAGGGCAGGTCCGCGAGGTCGTGGCCCTGGGTGGTGTACGCCCTGCGGAACCGGTAGTGGCTCCAGGCGATGCCCATCCACACGATGAACCCGGCCAGGCCCGAGGCGCTGACCAGCCAGACGTAGGCGTCCCCGTCACCGATGAAGGTGGTCAGGAAGGACGCCCCGCCCACCAGGGTGGTGACGAGCAGCGCGTTCATGGGCACGCCGCGGCGGTTGACCTTGGCCAGGAAGCGCGGGGCCTTGCCGCCGTCGGCCAGGGCCCAGAGCATGCGGGTGGAGGCGTAGAGCCCGGAGTTGCCGGCGGAGAGGATGGCGGTGAGGATCACTGCGTTCATCACCGAGGCCGCCGCCAGCACGCCGGCGTTCTCGAACACCAGGGTGAACGGGGAGATGGAGATGTCCTCGACGTCGCTGGTGAGCAGGTTGGGGCTGGTGTGCGGGATGAGGAAGCCGATCACGGTGATCGCGCCCACGTAGAAGAGCAGGATGCGCACGAACACGGTGCGGATGGCCTTGGGCACGTTCTTCTCGGGGTCCTCCGCCTCACCGGCGGCCACACCGACCAGCTCGGTGCCCTGGAAGGAGAAGCCGGCCACCATGAAGATCGCCAGGATCCCCAGTCCGCCGCCCACGAAGGGCGCCTCGCCGGTGGTCCAGTTCTCGAAGCCCGGGGACTCCCCGCCCAGGATGCCCACGATCATCAGGATGCCCAGCACCAGGAAGATCACCACGGTGACGACCTTCACGAGGGAGAACCAGAACTCGCTCTCGCCGTAGGCGCGGGTGCTCAGGGCGTTGAGCAGGAACAGGATCAGCAGGAACGCCCCGGACCAGATCCAGGACGGGACGTCCGGCAGCCAGTAGCGCATGATCAGCGCGGCGGCCACGAGCTCGGCGGCCACGGTGATCGCCCAGTTGTACCAGTAGTTCCAGCCGATGGCGAAGCCGAAGGAGGGGCTGACGAAGCGGGTGGAGTACTCCTCGAACGCCCCGGAGACCGGCAGGTACGTGGCCATCTCGCCCAGGCTCTGCATCAGCAGGAAGACCATGAAGCCGATCACGACGTAGGCCAGCAGCGCCCCGCCCGGCCCGGCCGTGGCGATGGTGTTGCCGGAGGCCACGAACAGGCCGGTGCCGATGGCCCCGCCCAGCGCGATCATGGTCAGGTGGCGCGGTTTGAGGCTGCGGCGCAGCTTCTCCTGGGACTGCAGCTGCGCCTGGGTCGCAGGCGCGTGCTGCTCGGCCCGAGGGCGTGCGGTGGTGGTCACGCGGAATCTTCTCCTCTGGTGCGGTGGACGGATCACGGCAGGAGGAGGTTCCGTGGCGCCGTCCCCCCGAACGGTCCTGGCCGATTATGGGGGCAGGCGTTGCAGAGGGGAAATCGGCGCGGGGCCGCACCGCGGGGCGCCCCCGTACGATGGACGGGTGGAATCGCAGACCGGGCCGGGGCAGCAGAGGGCACACCACCGGTCCCGCTGGGCGGCCGTTGTGGCCCTTCTCACCGGTTCCGCCCTCCTCCTGCTCGCCGCGACGCTCGGCGCCCGCTGGGCGTGGGATCCCGCGCCGACGGCCGAGGACGAGATCTCCTGCGCCCCCTACGGGCTGGAGGGCGTGCGCGTCGCGCCCCGCGGCGAGCGGGGACCGCTGAGCGACGGGCCGGTGCTCTCCGGAGGCGTGCGGCTGCAGGAGGGACCGGCCGACCGGATGAACGCGACCTTCGAGCACGAGGGGGTGACCAGCAGCTACCACGTCTTCGCCGACGGCGTGGACTGGAGCCGGCCGGTCGGGGTGGTCTTCCGCCTCCACGGCGACGGCGCCTACGAGTTCCACAACCCCCAGCACAAGGTCTCCTGCCTCGCGGAGGTGGCGCGCAGCCACAACGCGGTGCTCGTGGCGCCCCGCACCCCGGACCGGCAGGGCGAGCCCACGTGGTGGGAGGACCTCGACGGCAACGCGGAGTGGTTCCTGGCCCTGGCCGAGCAGGAGATCTTCCCGGCCTACGACATCGACCGCTCCCGCACCTGGCTGCACGGCTACTCCGGCGGGGCGGAGTTCATCAGCTACGAGCTGCTCGCCGACCGCGCGGACTTCCTGCAGGGAGGCGGTGCGCTGCTGACCGGCGGCGGGGGAGCCCCGTCCACCGGCTCCTCCCGGCCCACGGAGGACCAGCTCGAGAACCTGCTGCTGCACTGGGACGTGGGCCTCGACGACGACGGCTCCGACCCGAAGGCCCCGTTCGACGCGCTCGCGGCGGCGGCTGCCGGCCACGCCCGCTACGAGGACGCCGGATACCGCCGGACCAGCGTGCGCTACCGGGAGGGCGTCGACCACTTCGAGCTGCCCGAGGCGCGGGTGCTCGGCGAGGTCCTCGCCGCGGCCGGGGAGTGAGCGGCAGGCCCGGCCGGGCGCGTGATCCATCTCTCCCCGATTCCGGTGTGGCCTGCAACGACGCGGCCGAGGGCGGGTGCGGCCGGCCGCGCACCGGGCGCGGCGCCGGCGTGAGCTTGCATTAGCATATGAGCGCCCGTACGGTGCGGTAGAGAAGAAATATGTCGGCGGGGACCGACTCAGGGGGAAGGCCGGTGCGGGGGCATCGAGCCGAGACAACGACTCTTTCGCGGTGCGCCGACCCGGTGCCCCGCTCCCGGAGCGCCTTCCACGCCGATTCCACCGGCCCTGTGGGTTCTTGCGTCCCGCCGACACAGCCGCTGCCAGATCCGCAGCGGCGTGAACGTCGATGGGGGACATCAATGACAGTGCGCTCGACCATGCGCAGCGGCTCCACCCGCACGGGGGGCGGCCGGCACGTGCTGGAGGACCGGAACCCGGACCACGGCCCGCAGGAGGACACCGAGCTGCTCGACCCGGCCCTGCACACGCAGTCGCTGCCGCAGGTCCCGGGCCGCGCCGTCTTCCCGGTCGCGTCCGCCCCGGCGCCCCGCACCCTGGTGGACGTCGTCATGGACACCGTCTCCCGGCACCCCGACGCCACGGCGGTCGACGACGGGACCACGGTGCTCAGCTACGCCGAGTTCCTCGAGCGCGTCGAGGCCCAGGCCCAGCGCCTGTGGGACCTCGACATCGGGCGCGGGGACCGGGTGGGCATCCGCGTGCCCTCCGGGTCCGTGGACCTCTACGTCGCGATCCTCGGCACGATCTTCGCCGGGGCCGCCTACGTGCCGGTGGACTTCGACGACCCGGACGAGCGAGCGGCCACGGTGTGGGAGGAGGCCTCGGTGTGCGCCGTCTACGGCGCCGGCCTGTCCCTGGAGGCCCGCACGGGCGTCCGCCCCGGGGCGGACTGCCGCGAGCCCGGCACCGGCGACGACGCCTGGATCATCTTCACCTCCGGCTCCACCGGCAAGCCCAAGGGCGTGGCGATCAACCACCGCTCGGCCGCCGCCCTCGTGGACGCCGAGGCCGAGCTGTACCTGCCCCGGCGCCCGCTGGGCCCGGGCGACCGGGTCATGGCGGGGCTCTCGGTGGCCTTCGACGCCTCCTGCGAGGAGATGTGGCTGGCCTGGCGCTCCGGCGCCGCCCTGGTCCCGGCCCCGCGCGCGGTCGTGCGCTCGGGCACCGACCTGGGCCCCTGGCTGGTCGAGCGGGGGATCACCGCCGTCTCCACGGTGCCCACCCTGGCGTCCATGTGGCCGGCCGAGGCGCTGAGCCGCATCCGCCTGCTGATCTTCGGCGGCGAGGCCTGCCCCAACGAGCTGGCCGCCCGCCTGGTCCACCCCGGCCGCGAGGTCTGGAACACCTACGGGCCCACCGAGGCCACGGTCATCGCCACCGGGGCCGTGCTCACCGGAGAGCCGCCCGTGCGCATCGGCCTGCCGCTGCCCGGGTGGGAGCTCGCCGTCGTCGACCCCGCCGGCAACCCCGTGCGCTGGGGCGAGGAGGGCGAGCTGATCATCGGCGGCGTGGGACTGGGCCGCTACCTGGACCCCGCCAAGGACGCCGAGAAGTTCGCGCCGATGGACACCCTGGGCTGGGCGCGGGCCTACCGCTCCGGTGACGTGGTGCGCGCCGACCCCGAGGGCATCGTCTTCGTGGGCCGCGCCGACGACCAGGTCAAGATCTCCGGCCGCCGCGTGGAGATGGGCGAGATCGACGAGCAGATGAGCCGCCTGCCCGGCGTGCAGGCCGGCGCCGCGGCGGTGCACACCACCCCCGCCGGCAACCAGATCCTCGTCGGCTACCTGGTGGCCGATGCCCCGGGCTCGGTGAACCTCCCGGAGGCCCGCAGCCTGCTCGCCGACCGCCTCCCGGGCCAGATGGTGCCCGCGCTGGCGCTGATGGACGAGCTGCCGCTGAAGACCTCCGGCAAGGTGGACCGCAAGGCCCTGCCCTGGCCGCTGCCGGCCGCCGGCGCGGACGCCGCGGACGCCCAGGTCGACGCCGAGCTCGAGTGGCTCGCCGCCCTGTGGGCCGATCAGCTGGGCCCGCTGCCCATCGACGAGGACAGCGACTTCTTCGCCCTCGGCGGCACGTCCGTGGCCGTGGCCAAGCTCGTCTCCGAGATCCGCCGCAGCTACCCGGACGCGGAGATCGCCGAGATCTACCGCCACCCCACCCTCGCCGGCATGCACGAGTACCTCGCCGGGCTCGCCCCGGTCGACGCCGCCGCCCAGGACGCCGCGCGCACCCGGCTGGTGGCCGACACCCCGCGCTGGAACGGGCTCGTGCAGGTCCCCTTCCTCGCGGGCCTCTACGCCGTCTCGGGGCTGCGCTACGTGCTGGGCTCCGCGATCGTGGTGTGGCTGCTGTTCAACCTGCTCGGCGCCACCTGGGTGCCGAACCCGCCGCTGCTGCCGCTCGTGGTCGGCTGGCTGCTGCTCTTCGCCCTGCCCGGCCGCCTGGTGCTCACCGCCCTGTTCATCCGGCTGCTGACCTTCCGCCTGCGCCCCGGCGCCCACGCCCGCGGCTCCTGGACCCACCTGCGGGTCTGGATGGCCGAGCGCGTGCTGATCTTCAACAAGTTCGAGCCCCTCATGGGCACCCCCGTGATGGTGCTGTTCTTCCGCCTGCTCGGCAACCGGGTGGGCCGCGGCGCCCACCTCGACACCCTGCCGCCGGTCAGCGGGCTCGCCTCGATCGGTGCCGGCGCGGCCGTGGAGCACGAGGTCGACCTCGCCGGCTACTGGCTCGAGGGCGACGTCCTCCACCTCGACGGGGTCACCGTGGGCGCGCACGCCCGGATCGGCACCCGCACGCTGCTCAGCCCCGGCGCGGTGGTCGAGGACGGCGCGGAGGTCGACCCCGGCTCCCACGTCACCGGCACCGTCCCCGCCGGGCGGCTGCAGGGCGGCTCCCCGCTCGAGGACCTCGGCCCCGCCGGCGGGACCTGGCCCGAGCCGGCCCCCGGGCACGCCCACGGGATCCGCAGCGGGCTGCTCTACGCCCTGGGCCTCGGCACCGTCGGGTTCCTGCCCGTGCTGGCCGTGGTCCCCGGCGCCCTGATCGTGTTCTCCCAGGTGCAGGGCCTCGAGCTCTACGAGCGCGTCTTCCCCGTCCTGGCCCTGTGGGTGCCGGTCTTCGCCGTGCTCACGGCCCTCGTCTACCTCGCGCTGCTCGTGGCCGTGGTGCGCCTGCTCGCCGGGCTGATCACGCCCGGTCACCACCGCGCCGACGGCACCGTGGCCTGGGCCGTGTGGCTGACCGGGGTGCTGCTGCAGAAGAGCCTCGTGTCGACCTACCCGGTCTACGCCTCGATCGCCACCCCGTTCTTCCTGCGGCTGCTGGGCGCCCGCGTGGGCAACCAGGTGGAGATCTCCACCGTGGAGACCCTGCCGCACCTGACCACGTTCGAGTCCGGCTCCTTCATGGCCGACCACTCCCTGGTCAGCTCCGCGCGCACCGGCTTCGGCTGGGTGCACGTGGGTCGCTCCACCGTGGGGGAGCGCTCCTTCGTGGGCAACTCCGGGATCGTGGGCCCCGGGCGCGACGTCCCGGCGGACTCCCTGATCGCCGTGCTGTCCTCCGCCCCGGAGCACGCCGAGGCCGGCACCTCCTGGCTCGGCCGGACGCCCGCGCCGATCAGCCGGGTCAGCGACGCCGCGGACGAGGACGTCACCTACCGGCCGCGCCGGCGCCTGCTGGTGGCCCGCGCGCTCGTGGAGTCCCTGCGGGCCGTGCCGTTCATGGTCACCGCGTGGATCGACCTGGCCATCGTCTACGTCCTCACCACCGTGTACATGCGCGCCGGGGGCGGGCTCGACGGCATCGTCGCGGCCCTGCTGTGGGCCACGCCCGTGGTGCTGGCCGCCGGCGTGCTGGCCGCGCTGGTGCCCGTGATGGTCAAGTGGGCGCTCATGGGCCGCTTCCGCGAGGGCGAGCGCCCGCTGTTCAGCTCCTTCGTGTGGCGCAACGAGCTCGCCGACACCTTCGCCGAGTCGCTGGCGGTGCCCGGGCTGATCCGCCTGGCCGTGGGCTCCCCGGTGTTCAACGTCTGGGCGCGGCTGATGGGCGCGCGGATCGAGCGCGGCGTGTGGTGCGAGACCTGGTGGCTGCCGGAGTTCGACCTGGTCCACCTGGGCCGCGGCGTGTCCGTGAACCGCGGCACCGTGCTCCAGACGCACCTGTTCCACGACCGCATCATGCGGCTGCAGCCGGTGTCCATGGAGGCCGGGTCCACCCTGGGCCCGAACAGCTTCATCCTCCCCGGCAGCACCGTGGAGGCCGGGGCGACCGTGGGCCCCGGCTCCCTGGTGATGGCCCAGGAGACCGTGCCCGCCGGCAGCACCTGGGGCGGGAACCCGATCCGGCCGCTGCATGTGACGGCCGGGGAGCTCGTGGGCAGCGGGGAGTCGGCCCGATGAGCGCCGTCGACCCCACCGCCACCCGGGGCGGGGGCACCGCGGTGCTCAACGTCCCCGGCCCCGCCGGGCGGCGCACCAAGCGCCGGCTGATCGGCGTGGACGCCGCCCGCGGCTTCGCGCTGCTGGGCATGGTCGCCGTGCACACCCTGCCGGTGTGGGACGAGGAGGCCGGGCGGGCCTCGCTGAGCTGGTCCCTGTTCGCCGGGCACTCGGCGGCGCTGTTCGCCACCCTGGCCGGCGTGAGCCTGGCCTTCCTCTCCGGCGGCCGCACCCCGCACACGCGCCGGCGGCTGGCCGGGGACCGGGCCGGGCTCGTGGGCCGCGCCGCGGTGATCGCCCTCGTCGGCTTCCTCGTGGGCTTCGTGGCCCCGCCGGTGAACAACATCCTCATCTACTACGGGATGTTCTTCCTGCTGGCGATCCCGTTCCTGGGCCTGCGGATCCGCCACCTGCTGGCGGCCTCGGTGCTGTTCGCCGTGCTCTCCCCGTTCCTCATGCAGTGGTCCCTGGACGTCCTGCCCGCCCACGTCTACGGCAACCCCACGCTGTGGAACCTGGTCGCCGAGCCGGTCACCGTCCTCTCCCAGCTGCTGCTCACCGGGACCTACCCGGCCCTGCCCTACATGAGCTACCTGCTCGCGGGCCTGGCCCTGGGCCGGATGAACCTCACCAGCCGGCGGGTGCAGCAGTGGCTGGTGGGCGTGGGCGCGGCGACCGCCCTGCTGGCCTGGACGGTGTCCACGGCCGCGCTGCTGGTCTTCGGGGTCTACGAGCGGATCTGGTCCGCCACCCCGTGGATGTCCGAGGAGCAGATCGACTCGATCCTGGTCTTCGGCCCCGAGCCGTCCCTGCCGACCACCACCCTGTGGTGGCTGACCGTCCCGGCCCCGCACAGCAACACCCCCGCGGCGCTGTTCGTCAGCCTGGGCATGGCGGTCTTCGCCCTCGGCGCCTTCCTGCTGCTGGCCCGGCTGATCGGCAAGGCCCTCACGCCGCTGGCGGCCGCCGGGTCCATGACCTTCACGCTGTACACGCTGCACCTGCTGTTCCTGGCCACGGGGGTCTACGACCTCGCGCCCGGGTTCTGGTTCTGGATGCAGCTGGTGGTCTTCGGGCTGCTGGCCGTGGCCTGGCAGCGGGCGGTGGGCCAGGGCCCGCTCGAGAAGCTCGTGGCCCGCGTCTCCAAGGGCATCACCCGCCGGGTGGTGGCCCGCCCCCCGACAGACCGAGCCCGCTGAAAGTCTGCCCCCCAGGCCCAGCCCGTCTGATCACCGAGTCCCCCGTGGGCTCGCAATTCCCCCGGATCGATCGGGGGGACTTGCGAGCCCATGGGGGACTCGGCGCTTGGTGGGGCCGACTTGGGGGCTCCGCGCGCCCCAGGCTCACAGGGGGGTGGGCGCGCCGTGAGCAGATGTGCACCGGGGCGTTACCCCGGCCGTCGGGGGGCGAAACACGGGATTCCTACGGTGGGGGCATCGCACGCCCCCGCACTGCCAGGAGGTCCCCGTGAGTTCAGAGCTGCACATCGACCCGTCCCCGACGACGGCACGGTCGTCCGCGCCGGTCCCGCCGCCGCCGGCGCTGCGCGAGCGGCCCGGCCGCTGGCTGGACGGCTACCGCCCCGAGGACCCCGCCTTCTGGGAGAGCGCCGGCCGCCCGATCGCCCGCACCAACCTCACGTGGTCGATCCTCGCGGAGTTCCTCGGCTTCGCCGTCTGGCAGCTGTGGGCGATCACGGTCGTGTTCCTGCCGGGCGCGGGCTTCCCCTTCAGCGACTCGCAGATCTTCTGGCTGATCTCCATCCCCTCGCTGGTGGGGGCCACGCTGCGGATCCCGTACACCTTCATGGTCGGCCGCTTCGGCGGCCGGAACTGGACCGTGGTCTCGGCGCTGCTGCTGCTCGTGCCCACCGTGGGCCTGGCGCTGGCGGTCGGCGACCCCGGCACGCCCTTCGGGGTCATGCTGCTGCTGGCGGCCACGGCCGGCTTCGGCGGCGGCAACTTCGCGTCCTCGATGGCCAACATCACCTTCTTCTACCCGGTGCGGGAGAAGGGCTGGGCGCTGGGGCTCAACGCGGCCGGCGGCAACCTCGGCACGGCCGTGGCGCAGCTGGTCGTCCCGATCGCCGTCTCGCTCGTCGCCCTCGGGGCGACCGGGCTCTCGGTCGCGGGGTGGCTGTGGGTGCCGTTCATCCTCTTCGCCGCGTGGGGCGCCCGGACGTACATGCACAACCTCTCCCACGCCAAGGGCGACCTGGTCGGGTCCCTGGCCACGGTGCGGGAGCCGCACTTCTGGGTGATGTCCTTCCTCTACGTGGGCACCTTCGGGTCCTTCATCGGCTTCTCCAGCGTGTTCCCCAAGCTCATCGCGGACACCTTCCCCGGCTTCTCCTCCTTCACCGTGGGCGCGGCGGCGCTGTCCCTGGCGTTCCTCGGGCCGCTGGTGGGCTCCGTGTCCCGCCCCTACGGCGGGAGGCTCGCGGACCGCTTCGGCGGCGCCCCGGTGACAGTGGCCGTGTTCGCGGTCATGGCGCTGCTCGCCCTGGCCGTGGTGCTGACCCTGCCGCTGGCCGACTTCTGGCTCTTCCTGGGCCTGTTCCTGCTGCTGTTCACCGCGGCCGGCATGGGCAACGGCTCCACCTACCGGATGATCCCCTCCATCTACCGGGTGCTGGGGCTGCGGCAGCAGCAGGACGTCGCGGTCTCCACCGAGCGCAAGGCCTCGGCCGCCCTGGGGCTGATCGGGGCGGTCGGCGCGTACGGCGGGTTCC
Protein-coding sequences here:
- a CDS encoding MFS transporter; amino-acid sequence: MSSELHIDPSPTTARSSAPVPPPPALRERPGRWLDGYRPEDPAFWESAGRPIARTNLTWSILAEFLGFAVWQLWAITVVFLPGAGFPFSDSQIFWLISIPSLVGATLRIPYTFMVGRFGGRNWTVVSALLLLVPTVGLALAVGDPGTPFGVMLLLAATAGFGGGNFASSMANITFFYPVREKGWALGLNAAGGNLGTAVAQLVVPIAVSLVALGATGLSVAGWLWVPFILFAAWGARTYMHNLSHAKGDLVGSLATVREPHFWVMSFLYVGTFGSFIGFSSVFPKLIADTFPGFSSFTVGAAALSLAFLGPLVGSVSRPYGGRLADRFGGAPVTVAVFAVMALLALAVVLTLPLADFWLFLGLFLLLFTAAGMGNGSTYRMIPSIYRVLGLRQQQDVAVSTERKASAALGLIGAVGAYGGFLIPQALNLSNTTTGAYSAAFHGFVVFYVVALAVTWACYLRPGTEMGDSHI
- a CDS encoding heparan-alpha-glucosaminide N-acetyltransferase domain-containing protein yields the protein MSAVDPTATRGGGTAVLNVPGPAGRRTKRRLIGVDAARGFALLGMVAVHTLPVWDEEAGRASLSWSLFAGHSAALFATLAGVSLAFLSGGRTPHTRRRLAGDRAGLVGRAAVIALVGFLVGFVAPPVNNILIYYGMFFLLAIPFLGLRIRHLLAASVLFAVLSPFLMQWSLDVLPAHVYGNPTLWNLVAEPVTVLSQLLLTGTYPALPYMSYLLAGLALGRMNLTSRRVQQWLVGVGAATALLAWTVSTAALLVFGVYERIWSATPWMSEEQIDSILVFGPEPSLPTTTLWWLTVPAPHSNTPAALFVSLGMAVFALGAFLLLARLIGKALTPLAAAGSMTFTLYTLHLLFLATGVYDLAPGFWFWMQLVVFGLLAVAWQRAVGQGPLEKLVARVSKGITRRVVARPPTDRAR
- a CDS encoding amino acid permease, producing the protein MQSQEKLRRSLKPRHLTMIALGGAIGTGLFVASGNTIATAGPGGALLAYVVIGFMVFLLMQSLGEMATYLPVSGAFEEYSTRFVSPSFGFAIGWNYWYNWAITVAAELVAAALIMRYWLPDVPSWIWSGAFLLILFLLNALSTRAYGESEFWFSLVKVVTVVIFLVLGILMIVGILGGESPGFENWTTGEAPFVGGGLGILAIFMVAGFSFQGTELVGVAAGEAEDPEKNVPKAIRTVFVRILLFYVGAITVIGFLIPHTSPNLLTSDVEDISISPFTLVFENAGVLAAASVMNAVILTAILSAGNSGLYASTRMLWALADGGKAPRFLAKVNRRGVPMNALLVTTLVGGASFLTTFIGDGDAYVWLVSASGLAGFIVWMGIAWSHYRFRRAYTTQGHDLADLPYRARFFPLGPVVALVLCAVVILGQNYQAFLGEVDLLGALTAYIGLPLFLALWFGHKLVTGSKMVRYEEADLTRVRD
- a CDS encoding Pls/PosA family non-ribosomal peptide synthetase — protein: MTVRSTMRSGSTRTGGGRHVLEDRNPDHGPQEDTELLDPALHTQSLPQVPGRAVFPVASAPAPRTLVDVVMDTVSRHPDATAVDDGTTVLSYAEFLERVEAQAQRLWDLDIGRGDRVGIRVPSGSVDLYVAILGTIFAGAAYVPVDFDDPDERAATVWEEASVCAVYGAGLSLEARTGVRPGADCREPGTGDDAWIIFTSGSTGKPKGVAINHRSAAALVDAEAELYLPRRPLGPGDRVMAGLSVAFDASCEEMWLAWRSGAALVPAPRAVVRSGTDLGPWLVERGITAVSTVPTLASMWPAEALSRIRLLIFGGEACPNELAARLVHPGREVWNTYGPTEATVIATGAVLTGEPPVRIGLPLPGWELAVVDPAGNPVRWGEEGELIIGGVGLGRYLDPAKDAEKFAPMDTLGWARAYRSGDVVRADPEGIVFVGRADDQVKISGRRVEMGEIDEQMSRLPGVQAGAAAVHTTPAGNQILVGYLVADAPGSVNLPEARSLLADRLPGQMVPALALMDELPLKTSGKVDRKALPWPLPAAGADAADAQVDAELEWLAALWADQLGPLPIDEDSDFFALGGTSVAVAKLVSEIRRSYPDAEIAEIYRHPTLAGMHEYLAGLAPVDAAAQDAARTRLVADTPRWNGLVQVPFLAGLYAVSGLRYVLGSAIVVWLLFNLLGATWVPNPPLLPLVVGWLLLFALPGRLVLTALFIRLLTFRLRPGAHARGSWTHLRVWMAERVLIFNKFEPLMGTPVMVLFFRLLGNRVGRGAHLDTLPPVSGLASIGAGAAVEHEVDLAGYWLEGDVLHLDGVTVGAHARIGTRTLLSPGAVVEDGAEVDPGSHVTGTVPAGRLQGGSPLEDLGPAGGTWPEPAPGHAHGIRSGLLYALGLGTVGFLPVLAVVPGALIVFSQVQGLELYERVFPVLALWVPVFAVLTALVYLALLVAVVRLLAGLITPGHHRADGTVAWAVWLTGVLLQKSLVSTYPVYASIATPFFLRLLGARVGNQVEISTVETLPHLTTFESGSFMADHSLVSSARTGFGWVHVGRSTVGERSFVGNSGIVGPGRDVPADSLIAVLSSAPEHAEAGTSWLGRTPAPISRVSDAADEDVTYRPRRRLLVARALVESLRAVPFMVTAWIDLAIVYVLTTVYMRAGGGLDGIVAALLWATPVVLAAGVLAALVPVMVKWALMGRFREGERPLFSSFVWRNELADTFAESLAVPGLIRLAVGSPVFNVWARLMGARIERGVWCETWWLPEFDLVHLGRGVSVNRGTVLQTHLFHDRIMRLQPVSMEAGSTLGPNSFILPGSTVEAGATVGPGSLVMAQETVPAGSTWGGNPIRPLHVTAGELVGSGESAR